The Daphnia magna isolate NIES linkage group LG6, ASM2063170v1.1, whole genome shotgun sequence genome segment GACGAAATGATTTTATTGCTGATAAAAGGTTATGTTATGATATCCACTTCCACTACATATAATCAAATGTAAAAgacaacaatttttaaaaaaattctccgttctttggtttttcctcttcttcttctggaaCTATTTCTTCCTCCCACGCCTCATACATATGAAAATAACATTGTTTCAAAAAGATTTCCAAGCTAGGTTTGTTTTCCTCCAAAatacacgcaaaaaaaaaagaaagtttttaaaagataaaattgtAACATCAAAAGCCGCCAAAGTAGAAATGACcagtaaaaataattaatcaaTTGAAAAGGCATCTACTTTGATTGAactaaaaattatttgttgaGGATGATTTTTCGGCCAGCGCCCATATTCTGGCCAGCCTGGGTAGCACCTTTGTTTGTTCCAGCTTGGAGACCAATGGCAGTTTTACCAGCCGCAATAACATCATCGGAGAACTcacgtttgttttcttcagaAGGCTTGGGGCCCAACCACGGTCCACGCCACTCTGGATGCTTGTATGTCTGTTATGTGCGacggaaatagaaaataataataataataaaaacaaaacaaacaaaaaatggttGGTGGCGAGAAAAGGCGGCGATGAACGTAAACATAAAAGCTTTCGGAAAGGCTGGTCGTAATACTACTAACCGTTCTGCCTAGAGCAAAGATGGTGGTAGTGACTTGGGAAATATCTTTCTTCTCCCAGAGATCGACTGTTTGGAAAACGTCTAATTCAGCTACTCCGTACGCCATGATCGCCTTCTGGAACCtaatgaaatcaaatcaaaattacAGTTAAGGTACATGATAGGTGATGATGTTGAAGACTGCTATGGCATATAATTTCATACTTTTGGATGTTCTCCATCAGCTTGAATTGAGCACCGGATGTGTTAATCTTGGGGACAGATCCAGGTGCCAACTTGTTGATAAGCTGACAAAGGATCTGGCCATCACGAAGAGTGTCCTCGTACGGAGCTTGGAATTTCTCACCCAAAATTGTTTCGATCCATTCCTGAGCTTCACGTTCCTCTTCGGGGTTGCGCTTGGCGAAAATCTAAATGAGATAATCCAAGGCGTGAGAAAATGTTGGCCGGACAAGAACAAATGTTCCAATAAACTCTCAGATATGTACCTTGGCTTGAACTTGTCTTTGcaacatttttcttgttcGTTTTGAGTTAAGAGTCGAGATGCTCAGCAGTGAGGATATGAACGAGTCAGTTCTCGAAACTTGAAAGCCCACCAACTGATGATTGCAAGACGTGGAGCCATCACTTaaataggggggggggggcaagcACAGGCTTTGCCACAGTTTTAGTCAAGAACAAACTAATTGCCTCAGCATCAGAAATATCCTCCAATCAGCTAGCTCCTAGCCTCGAAAGAACCAGAGGCAAAAGTCAACATGAAATTTCAACACAACCCTGAAACGGTATATAGAGCAACAGGGGGAAAAAAGGCACTACGTGAGTGACTGAAAAGCaaatggacaaaaaaaaaagaagaaaacgagagCGAGAAAAGATCCGaattcttcaaaaaataaaataaaataataaaagatgTCCCAAAGTAGAAAGAAAGTCAAGGTCTTGCAGTCCTCTCCATAAGCTCGTGCCTAACCCTTCCAGAACATTACAACGTCCATGGGTATATATAAGAATAGGTCTACAAAAttcgttttcaaaatttcaatATCAAGAACTACGCCCGAAAACGTTTGCCAATCCTGAAAATGAATGGAACGCTGAACAACAGATGTTATCACCAGTCTTCTACATGTAGATGGTTTGTCCAATGTataataaacataaatttGTATAAAAGGTTTCATGATATGTCGTTGAATCCGCTTAAAGCGTTGGCAATTATTACCTTTCCAAACGCTATTCACTTTCATGATGAAATGCTGCGGCGGGCTTCGCGCAACTACAATAGAAAGAGGTAGGCAGCGCATAACTGATGGCATAACTTATACGCCTCCCGCCTTCATATGCCGTATATTTCAGAAGAACCGCGTCCGCCCGTGCTCTGGATACGGGCCGGCGAAGTACTGGTATGCCACAATGCCCTAATCGTGCTATTCAGAGTATTACAGCTCAACAACTTTGGATGCCTTGCATTCTCTTGCGGGGTGTTAAACACTCGCCGTTTATGATCAATGCCAAAATAGACATAATGCTTCTCTTAATGATTGATCGGCATTCTAATGAGTTATTCATGAATTAACAGTGGATTTTGACGATGATTGGATTGATCAAATCAAGGAATATGTATATTAGCCTATTTGAAAAGCGATTGACTGATTCTGATGAAAGTGTTATGCATTCAGGGATGTGTCGGAGGGTACGTGACACGGTGTCGAAAAGAATCCCCGATAGCATGCGAACCAGACTTGAAAGTCAACAAATAAGTGTTAGTTTTTTAAGAAGTAGTGACTAGGCGAGACTAGAATAGTAGGTCGGATGGGAAGGGGAGGCGGGAAGAACAAAGTAAAAATAGAAGAGATGACAGCATATCTAAATTCAGCGTTCAAATTCCGCGCCCTCACTAGGTCACCATAAGAAGTCGTGTCAAATATCCCCCTAATATTATTGTCGCGTGATAGACTATGTCGTACCTCAGCACCCGCTATATAAAATTTGTCTATTGGTTCATGCAATATGTTCGAGCTCGTGGATTACAAAAATCATAGAAACGAACCGGTATTTTACATCACGGGacaaaacatatttttttttttacaaaattcttTTGGCTCAGAATTATGCTGCCTAGAGTTTGTAGACGTGATGGGGAAAAACTCAGTTTCGAAATCTCTAGACCTGAAGATGAGGGCAGGCATGTCTGTCGTGGGTGGAGGAACAGCATAGTTCATAGCGATATGAGGTGTGCCGAAGGATACGATATGGGATACAAAATCTCTTAGCCTTGGCAGTGTCTAATGCCAAAAATATTTGCGCATTATCCGACATCATCTTTGATTTCGTTCgtacaaaaaaagaactgtTCGTCACTCAGCtgctgtttgttttgttggttcGCTCAACCAAGTCAGCACGCAAAATGAATTAACCTCGTGTGCCAAATGGCCGCTTGCGGTGGCGACTGAGATCGACTGCCGATTGcacattctctttttttgttgataaaatgtttcttgtcctttctttttctccgcAGTGAATATACTGTATAAGCTGGTCCGGATGGAAATCTCGATAACGCGTCAACAAGTCTCGTTGTCACGGTCAAACTAAATGGCGTACAAAAGCGTCTCTCTCACCATCTCGCTCCTTTCGGACGCTATATGCTTCCCTCTTTGTTTGTatgtttgaaaataaaaatagcctATCAGAAGATTGAATGGGGTATTATCGACATGATATCTTCAGTCGGTGATGCATGTTATCGAATCGTCATCATTTTAAGGCTTAAGGGGGATTTGAACGTCCATCCATCAAGTTTGATTAGCGTAACAGCCACTCTTGCTACCTACTTCGCTATTTGGCTTGATTTGTCTGTAAGAATAATCTTGCTTTATTGATTTAAAGCAATTAGTGTCATTAAGTAATGTACGAAAATATCATCGTCCAATCAGGGTTTGATTCGGTGGGACTACAATTATCCACAGTATTTTTCAGTGTGGTACATGAATGCTCATCATTTTGGACATTTTCGCGTCTTGATCAAGGACACATCAGCTTCTCAGCCGAACGCCGTAATCAGATGACCGATATAGTACATGTTGTGTTTACAAATAAAGCTGAAAATATTTCGTGAATCGATAAAATGACGCCTCATCCAGAGATTTAAGAATTACTACACTCGGGGTCCATTATATTTTCTTATAAACAGTGGATGATAAGCCAGGAAAGAAAACTGTATAAAAGTCTAGATAAACTGTTTTtcgaccctttttttttatatttgtcGTTTTGCAATGGTTTTGAC includes the following:
- the LOC116924965 gene encoding muscle-specific protein 20, whose product is MLQRQVQAKIFAKRNPEEEREAQEWIETILGEKFQAPYEDTLRDGQILCQLINKLAPGSVPKINTSGAQFKLMENIQKFQKAIMAYGVAELDVFQTVDLWEKKDISQVTTTIFALGRTTYKHPEWRGPWLGPKPSEENKREFSDDVIAAGKTAIGLQAGTNKGATQAGQNMGAGRKIILNK